One part of the Hydrogenobacter sp. T-2 genome encodes these proteins:
- a CDS encoding HepT-like ribonuclease domain-containing protein → MKKLSQRPTLELFMEELLSLLPYLRERYGVKELGVFGSYLRGEQGQDSDLDLLVDFEKDISLWEVMELEEFLSERLGVRVDLIMKSSLRFRPHTAEKILKSYVPVVENWKDIIRQKEMPKRDYRDYLRDILEMCQYLEGRSKNLSFEEFLENLELRLSFTRALEIIGEAVKNLPNELLEKYPQIEWKRVKGMRDRLAHAYFGVDYELLWKVVKAELPSLCKVVRDML, encoded by the coding sequence ATGAAGAAACTTAGCCAAAGACCAACCCTTGAGCTTTTCATGGAAGAGCTTTTGAGCCTCTTGCCCTACTTGAGAGAGAGGTATGGAGTGAAAGAGCTTGGAGTTTTTGGCTCATACTTGAGAGGAGAGCAAGGACAAGACAGCGACCTTGACCTCCTTGTGGACTTTGAAAAGGATATTTCTCTTTGGGAGGTTATGGAGCTTGAGGAGTTTCTCTCTGAGAGGCTTGGAGTGAGGGTTGACCTCATTATGAAAAGCTCTTTGAGGTTTAGACCTCATACCGCAGAAAAGATTCTAAAAAGCTATGTGCCTGTGGTGGAAAACTGGAAGGATATAATAAGGCAAAAGGAGATGCCAAAAAGAGACTACAGGGACTATCTTAGAGACATACTTGAAATGTGCCAGTATTTAGAAGGCAGGTCAAAAAACCTTAGCTTTGAAGAGTTTTTGGAAAATTTAGAGCTTAGGCTATCCTTTACGAGGGCTTTGGAGATTATAGGCGAGGCGGTAAAGAACCTGCCCAATGAGCTTTTGGAAAAGTATCCACAGATAGAATGGAAAAGGGTAAAAGGCATGAGGGACAGGCTGGCTCACGCATACTTTGGCGTGGACTATGAGCTTCTCTGGAAGGTGGTAAAGGCGGAGCTTCCAAGCCTTTGCAAAGTGGTAAGGGATATGCTCTAA
- the mnmG gene encoding tRNA uridine-5-carboxymethylaminomethyl(34) synthesis enzyme MnmG, whose product MLVDEFDAAVIGGGHAGIEAALASARMGAKTVLFVLNADTIGQMSCNPAIGGIAKGIVVREIDALGGEMGKAIDHTGIQFKMLNTRKGKAVWSPRAQADKKLYREYMKRVCETQENLHIKQDEVVDIIVENDRVVAVKTKLGLEYRVKAVVVATGTFLKGLIYIGDKTFPAGRAWEPPSTGLTDFYKRHGFPLLRFKTGTPARLDKRTIDFSNLEPAPGDDPPPKFSFWTEPVGSYWFEKGKKQALCWITYTTPKTHEIIRKNLHRTALYGGLIKGIGPRYCPSIEDKVVKFSDKDRHTVFLEPEGWDTVEIYPNGLSTSLPEEVQWEMYRSIPGLEKVELIRPAYAIEYDVVPPTELYPTLETKKIKGLFHAGNLNGTTGYEEAAGQGILAGINAALRAFGKEPIYLRRDESYIGIMVDDLVTKGVLEPYRLFTSRSEYRLQLRQDNAILRLSKLGYELGLLTEEQYKMVKELQREIESWVEFYKSQRVAVAVGSDTRSYTPSQLLTAEYTIDDLKALGFEVPEHPYVKEEVEVQLKYEPYIEREQKLNERLKKLEGIALPQDMDYDKVPGLTHEAREKLKKFRPMTVGQASRIDGITPATITALLAYLGKLD is encoded by the coding sequence ATGCTGGTGGATGAGTTTGACGCGGCGGTTATAGGTGGGGGTCATGCAGGCATAGAGGCTGCACTGGCATCTGCACGCATGGGAGCAAAGACTGTCCTCTTTGTGCTAAATGCGGACACTATAGGTCAGATGTCCTGCAATCCCGCCATAGGTGGTATAGCAAAGGGAATAGTGGTTAGAGAGATAGACGCACTTGGTGGCGAGATGGGAAAGGCTATAGACCACACAGGCATACAGTTTAAGATGCTAAACACTCGCAAAGGCAAGGCGGTTTGGTCTCCGAGGGCTCAGGCGGACAAAAAGCTATACAGAGAATACATGAAGAGGGTTTGCGAAACCCAAGAAAATCTCCACATAAAGCAAGATGAGGTGGTGGACATCATTGTAGAAAATGACCGTGTGGTAGCGGTAAAGACCAAGCTGGGGCTTGAGTATAGGGTAAAGGCGGTGGTTGTGGCAACGGGAACTTTTCTAAAGGGTCTTATATACATAGGAGATAAAACCTTTCCTGCAGGTAGGGCATGGGAACCTCCTTCTACGGGTCTTACGGACTTTTACAAAAGACATGGCTTTCCACTTCTTAGATTTAAGACAGGCACTCCCGCAAGGCTTGACAAGAGAACCATAGACTTTTCTAACCTTGAACCTGCACCGGGAGATGACCCACCACCCAAGTTTTCCTTTTGGACAGAGCCAGTAGGAAGCTACTGGTTTGAAAAGGGCAAAAAGCAAGCTCTATGCTGGATAACCTACACCACACCCAAAACCCACGAAATAATCCGTAAAAACCTACACAGAACAGCACTATATGGAGGTCTTATAAAAGGTATAGGACCAAGATATTGTCCCTCCATAGAGGACAAGGTGGTAAAATTCTCCGACAAGGATAGGCACACGGTCTTTCTTGAGCCAGAGGGCTGGGATACAGTGGAGATATATCCCAACGGTCTTTCTACCTCTTTGCCAGAAGAGGTCCAATGGGAGATGTATAGGAGCATACCAGGGCTTGAAAAAGTAGAGCTTATAAGACCTGCCTATGCCATAGAATACGACGTAGTGCCACCCACAGAACTCTATCCTACCCTTGAAACCAAAAAGATAAAAGGTCTCTTCCATGCAGGAAACCTAAACGGAACTACTGGTTATGAAGAGGCAGCAGGGCAGGGTATCCTTGCGGGTATAAATGCAGCACTTAGAGCCTTTGGCAAAGAGCCCATATACCTAAGAAGGGATGAAAGTTATATTGGCATAATGGTGGATGACCTTGTAACGAAGGGCGTGCTTGAGCCTTATAGGCTTTTTACTTCAAGGTCTGAATACAGACTCCAACTCCGACAAGACAACGCCATTCTTAGGCTCTCTAAACTTGGCTACGAGCTTGGTCTCCTCACAGAGGAGCAATACAAAATGGTAAAGGAACTACAGAGAGAAATAGAGAGCTGGGTGGAGTTTTACAAGTCTCAAAGGGTTGCAGTGGCGGTTGGCTCTGACACAAGGAGCTACACACCATCACAACTTCTCACTGCGGAGTATACCATAGATGACCTAAAAGCTCTTGGTTTTGAAGTTCCAGAGCATCCCTACGTAAAGGAAGAGGTGGAGGTTCAGCTAAAGTATGAGCCTTATATAGAAAGGGAGCAGAAGCTAAACGAAAGGCTAAAGAAACTGGAGGGCATAGCACTTCCACAGGATATGGATTATGACAAGGTCCCAGGGCTCACCCACGAAGCAAGAGAAAAGCTCAAAAAATTCAGACCCATGACGGTGGGTCAAGCAAGCAGGATAGATGGCATAACTCCAGCCACAATAACCGCCCTCTTGGCATACCTTGGAAAGTTAGATTAG
- a CDS encoding glycerophosphodiester phosphodiesterase: MGVFEALKTFLVGHRGVPELELENTLQSIEKAIELGAHVVEVDIQRTRDGVFVLSHDDNLLRVFGVGLNIRDASWEEVAKVQKNGYRPARLEEAFELVKGKVGLFLEIKHPEDAEGVYKKVLEYKAEEWTAIISFYPQALEVLRGKITTGLVYSKPPGMIPEAKKLGCLFALPKYGLATQKAVDFAHRLKLKVVAWTVNDPQKARELFERGVDGIATDNVKKLKDTSLST, from the coding sequence ATGGGGGTATTTGAGGCTTTAAAAACCTTTCTTGTGGGACACAGGGGAGTGCCAGAGCTTGAGTTGGAAAACACCTTACAGTCTATAGAGAAAGCCATTGAGCTTGGTGCACATGTGGTAGAGGTAGACATACAAAGAACGAGGGATGGGGTTTTTGTGCTTAGCCATGATGATAACCTGCTTAGAGTTTTTGGTGTAGGCTTAAATATAAGGGACGCAAGCTGGGAAGAGGTGGCAAAGGTTCAAAAAAATGGTTATCGCCCTGCAAGGCTTGAGGAAGCCTTTGAGTTGGTAAAAGGTAAGGTAGGCTTGTTTTTAGAGATAAAGCATCCAGAAGATGCGGAAGGGGTTTACAAAAAGGTATTAGAATACAAGGCAGAGGAATGGACCGCCATAATAAGTTTTTACCCTCAGGCACTTGAGGTGCTAAGGGGGAAAATAACCACTGGTCTTGTCTATTCAAAGCCACCGGGTATGATACCAGAGGCTAAGAAATTAGGTTGTCTGTTTGCCCTTCCCAAGTATGGGCTTGCCACTCAAAAGGCGGTAGATTTTGCTCACAGACTAAAGCTAAAGGTGGTTGCTTGGACCGTAAACGACCCACAAAAGGCAAGGGAGCTTTTTGAAAGGGGTGTGGATGGCATAGCAACGGACAACGTAAAAAAGCTCAAGGATACAAGCCTTTCTACTTAA
- a CDS encoding endonuclease V, whose translation MHKELEEIQLQCAKRVIQRDDFEKIELIGGIDLTFESIKENPTRAWASLVVIRLSDLRVVYQKVVQGVVDFPYIPTFLAFRELPLMLKLYQEAELKPDVFFIDGQGIAHPRGCGIASHFGVETSTVSVGVAKTRLFGYGKEPNRERGSYSYLTYRGKVIGAILRTKDNTEPVYVSVGHRISLRTAIDLVLRTSLYRIPEPTRLAHNLLQRVRKANL comes from the coding sequence ATGCATAAAGAACTTGAAGAAATACAGCTCCAGTGTGCTAAAAGGGTGATACAAAGAGATGACTTTGAAAAGATAGAGCTTATCGGAGGGATAGACCTTACCTTTGAAAGCATAAAGGAAAACCCAACCCGTGCTTGGGCATCCCTTGTAGTGATAAGGCTTTCGGACCTAAGGGTAGTTTACCAAAAGGTGGTCCAAGGCGTGGTGGACTTTCCCTACATTCCCACCTTTCTTGCCTTTAGAGAACTTCCTCTAATGCTCAAGCTCTACCAAGAGGCGGAGCTAAAGCCGGATGTGTTTTTCATAGACGGTCAGGGTATAGCTCACCCTCGTGGCTGTGGTATAGCATCCCACTTTGGAGTAGAAACTTCCACAGTAAGCGTTGGCGTTGCCAAAACACGCCTCTTTGGTTATGGAAAAGAACCAAACAGAGAAAGAGGGAGCTATTCTTATCTAACCTACAGAGGAAAGGTAATAGGAGCAATTTTGAGAACAAAGGATAACACAGAACCTGTATATGTCTCAGTAGGACACAGAATAAGCCTAAGAACCGCCATTGACCTCGTCCTTAGGACATCCCTTTACCGAATACCAGAACCCACAAGACTTGCCCACAATCTTCTGCAGAGGGTGAGAAAGGCTAATCTGTGA
- a CDS encoding chromosome segregation protein SMC, whose amino-acid sequence MRGKQKKRQKFKRTTISLPYDLWESLRIESIRKNTSMGELIAKKLKELEKLKEKTTIMEVDEEGLLKPLE is encoded by the coding sequence ATGAGAGGCAAGCAGAAGAAAAGGCAAAAGTTTAAGAGAACCACTATATCTCTACCCTATGACCTCTGGGAGAGCCTGCGTATAGAAAGCATAAGGAAAAACACCTCAATGGGAGAGCTAATAGCCAAAAAGTTAAAGGAGTTGGAAAAACTCAAAGAAAAGACCACCATAATGGAAGTGGACGAGGAGGGACTTCTCAAACCTCTTGAGTGA
- the metG gene encoding methionine--tRNA ligase: MKFYITTPIYYVNDVPHIGHAYTTISADVLARYYRKRGYEVFFLTGTDEHGLKIQKSAEEKGISPKELADQNSENFKKLWEFMGISYDRFIRTTDPDHVELVKEVFIKSYERGDIYLGEYEGWYCVGCEEFKSEGELLEGHVCPIHLKPCDYIKEPSYFFRLSKYEKVLLDLYEKAPDFIMPSYRKNEVIAFVKQGLKDLSITRPRSRVRWGIEVPFDPEHTIYVWFDALFNYVSAVRDKPHLWPADLHLVGKDILRFHTVYWPAFLLSVGLEIPKRVFAHGWWKVEGQKMSKSLGNVISPYDFVKEWGLDEARYFLLRDMPFGEDGDIRREAILNRLNGELANEIGNLFSRVMAMDIKYLGGRVSGGKDMEYENFARQVIEEYEGCMQRVDFYNSLEAVLRLSGYLNKYVDSKAPWSLAKSDEVELRRVLYTLTDGIHLLANLLEPFMPNKMQEALNLMSCEPTQGLLMPYMRSEYFVKDKAVLFPKRG, translated from the coding sequence ATGAAGTTTTATATAACCACACCCATATACTATGTAAACGACGTTCCTCACATAGGACACGCCTACACCACCATATCTGCGGATGTTTTGGCAAGGTATTACAGGAAAAGAGGTTATGAGGTCTTTTTCTTGACAGGCACTGACGAGCATGGTCTTAAGATACAAAAGTCCGCAGAGGAAAAGGGTATAAGCCCAAAGGAACTGGCAGACCAAAACTCCGAGAACTTCAAAAAGCTCTGGGAGTTTATGGGTATAAGCTATGACCGGTTTATAAGGACTACAGACCCAGACCACGTGGAGCTGGTAAAGGAAGTTTTCATAAAGAGCTATGAGAGGGGAGATATATACCTTGGAGAATACGAAGGCTGGTATTGTGTAGGCTGTGAGGAGTTCAAGTCAGAAGGAGAGCTCTTAGAAGGACATGTTTGTCCTATACACCTAAAGCCTTGCGACTACATAAAAGAGCCTTCTTACTTCTTTAGGCTTTCCAAGTATGAGAAGGTGCTCCTTGACCTGTATGAAAAGGCTCCAGACTTTATTATGCCAAGCTACAGGAAAAACGAGGTAATAGCTTTTGTAAAACAGGGACTAAAAGACCTTTCCATAACCAGACCAAGAAGCAGAGTAAGGTGGGGTATAGAAGTGCCCTTTGACCCAGAGCATACCATATATGTGTGGTTTGATGCCTTGTTTAACTACGTGTCTGCGGTAAGGGACAAACCACACCTTTGGCCCGCAGACCTACACCTTGTGGGAAAGGATATTCTAAGGTTTCATACAGTTTATTGGCCCGCTTTTCTCCTTTCAGTAGGACTGGAAATTCCAAAGAGGGTTTTTGCCCATGGCTGGTGGAAGGTGGAAGGTCAAAAGATGTCCAAGTCTTTGGGAAATGTGATAAGTCCTTACGATTTTGTAAAGGAGTGGGGGTTGGATGAGGCAAGGTATTTCCTTTTGAGGGATATGCCCTTTGGAGAGGACGGAGACATAAGGAGAGAAGCCATCCTAAACAGGCTAAACGGTGAGCTTGCCAACGAGATAGGAAACCTCTTTAGCAGAGTAATGGCTATGGACATAAAGTATCTTGGTGGGAGGGTTTCTGGTGGAAAGGATATGGAGTATGAGAACTTTGCAAGGCAGGTGATAGAGGAATACGAAGGGTGCATGCAAAGGGTAGACTTCTATAACTCCCTTGAGGCGGTGCTGAGGCTTTCTGGGTATTTAAACAAGTATGTGGACTCAAAAGCACCTTGGAGCTTGGCAAAGAGCGACGAAGTGGAGCTAAGAAGGGTCTTGTATACCCTTACTGATGGCATACACCTTTTGGCAAACCTACTTGAACCCTTTATGCCAAACAAAATGCAAGAAGCCTTGAACTTAATGAGCTGTGAGCCAACACAGGGTTTGCTAATGCCTTATATGAGGTCTGAGTATTTTGTAAAGGATAAGGCTGTTCTGTTTCCAAAGAGGGGATAG
- a CDS encoding TIGR00282 family metallophosphoesterase: protein MRFLIFGDIIGKPGRRALRYFLAGYRDLVDVVLVNVENSAGGFGITKKVYEELQGMGVDIMTSGNHIWDKKEVYQFIDTSPNLLRPANYPDGVPGRGYGIFEKKGIRFAVINLMGRSLLDSNLENPFLVFDRLYQEVSKETPIVVVDFHAETTSEKWAFGIYVDGRASLVYGTHTHVPTADQIILKKGTAYTSDVGMTGCWYSAIGMKPQQAIDRFTKGIPQKYEVEEKEDLVVNALLVEVEESTGRAKSIERLQQYITREELLGA, encoded by the coding sequence ATGAGATTTCTAATATTTGGAGACATAATAGGAAAGCCTGGAAGAAGGGCACTTAGGTATTTTCTCGCAGGCTACAGGGATTTGGTGGACGTGGTGCTCGTTAATGTGGAAAACTCCGCAGGTGGCTTTGGTATAACAAAAAAAGTCTACGAAGAGCTACAAGGCATGGGCGTGGATATTATGACCTCTGGAAACCACATATGGGACAAAAAGGAAGTTTACCAATTTATAGACACCTCTCCCAACCTCCTGCGACCAGCCAACTATCCCGATGGTGTTCCCGGCAGAGGCTATGGTATCTTTGAGAAAAAGGGCATAAGGTTTGCAGTTATAAACCTCATGGGTAGGTCTCTCTTAGACTCAAACCTTGAAAACCCCTTCTTGGTCTTTGACAGGCTTTACCAAGAGGTAAGCAAGGAAACTCCCATAGTGGTCGTGGACTTTCATGCGGAGACCACCTCAGAAAAGTGGGCTTTTGGCATATATGTGGATGGTAGGGCAAGTCTTGTTTATGGCACGCATACCCACGTGCCTACCGCAGACCAGATAATACTTAAAAAGGGAACAGCCTATACTTCCGATGTGGGTATGACAGGATGTTGGTATTCCGCAATAGGCATGAAACCCCAGCAAGCTATAGATAGGTTTACAAAGGGTATTCCCCAAAAGTATGAGGTAGAGGAAAAGGAAGACCTTGTGGTAAATGCCTTGCTCGTAGAAGTGGAAGAAAGCACTGGCAGAGCAAAGTCCATAGAGCGTCTACAGCAATACATCACAAGAGAAGAGCTCCTTGGAGCATAA
- a CDS encoding DUF86 domain-containing protein, translated as MQETKKKPKISLILESFTQLEKAYADLKKNLSLPEEEFVSNKLLQDKVRVDFNLAFESAMRVCRHLSAVYDIKTTSKDCLQKIGELVGLSQAQALGELTQFYIKHRDLRETLQSEELYRSLVKFLPLFKEYAKAVVEFVKRETNNPLLIDFDLLNEKAKYIKESVKKIDFVLSQGFEEFSKTPMYYDRVKYFYQVAYDSLFDICKHLAPKFGVRKFGDDCLSKLVEAGVIPQEYYMDVFKMTNLKNKLISTWEVSPQELYERLMEIKDKIEPVMREISKSLKKLLQSGQG; from the coding sequence ATGCAAGAAACTAAGAAAAAGCCCAAGATAAGCCTAATATTGGAGAGCTTTACTCAACTTGAGAAAGCCTATGCAGACCTAAAGAAGAACCTATCCCTTCCTGAAGAGGAGTTTGTCTCCAATAAACTGCTCCAAGACAAGGTGAGGGTAGACTTCAATCTGGCTTTTGAAAGTGCTATGAGAGTCTGCAGGCATCTTTCTGCGGTCTATGACATAAAGACCACTTCAAAGGACTGTCTTCAGAAAATAGGTGAGCTTGTTGGTCTCTCTCAGGCACAAGCCTTGGGAGAGCTTACCCAGTTTTACATAAAGCACAGAGACCTAAGGGAAACCCTGCAGTCAGAAGAACTCTACCGCTCCCTTGTTAAGTTTTTGCCCCTTTTTAAGGAATACGCCAAAGCGGTAGTGGAGTTTGTCAAAAGGGAGACCAACAACCCCCTTCTTATAGACTTTGACCTTCTAAACGAAAAGGCAAAATACATAAAGGAGTCTGTGAAAAAGATAGACTTTGTGCTTTCTCAAGGCTTTGAGGAATTTTCAAAGACGCCCATGTATTACGATAGGGTCAAATACTTCTATCAGGTGGCTTACGATAGCCTCTTTGATATATGCAAGCACCTTGCTCCCAAGTTTGGAGTGAGAAAGTTTGGAGATGACTGTCTTTCAAAGTTGGTGGAAGCTGGCGTTATTCCTCAAGAGTATTACATGGATGTTTTCAAGATGACGAACCTAAAAAACAAGCTCATAAGCACGTGGGAAGTGAGCCCACAGGAGCTATATGAGAGGCTTATGGAGATAAAGGACAAGATTGAGCCTGTTATGAGGGAGATATCCAAAAGCCTAAAAAAACTCCTACAAAGTGGTCAAGGATAG
- the mqnE gene encoding aminofutalosine synthase MqnE → MQLDLLIDRVAIKVLRVIGEKILEGKRLSVEDAIRLFYEADLSYVGALAEWVNRKKNGHFAYFVVNRQINPTNICIYQCNFCSFGVVKSDPRAYEMSLEEVLRKVEETYKMGGREVHIVGGIPPHWKVEHYVNLVKEIKRAFPDMVVKAWTAIEIHHMSKISGRSYEDILLELKSVGLDAIPGGGAEIFSERVRKIIAPYKANAEEYLQVHRTAHKLGIPTNATMLYGHLETYEERVEHMERLRSLQDETGGFQVFIPLAYWPEGTRIGGKRTSSVDDLKTIAISRLFLDNFDHIKAYWVTLGERVAQVALNMGADDLDGTIQEEKIVHSAGTTSAVGHTKERLIKLIRSAGKIPVERDTFYNPVAIYP, encoded by the coding sequence ATGCAATTAGACTTACTCATAGACAGAGTTGCCATAAAAGTCCTGAGGGTTATAGGCGAAAAGATTCTTGAGGGCAAAAGGCTTTCTGTAGAAGACGCCATAAGGCTCTTTTATGAGGCAGACCTTAGCTATGTGGGTGCGTTGGCGGAGTGGGTAAACCGTAAAAAGAACGGACACTTTGCCTACTTTGTGGTCAACAGACAGATAAACCCTACCAACATATGCATATATCAATGTAATTTCTGCAGTTTTGGGGTGGTAAAGTCTGACCCAAGGGCATATGAGATGAGCCTTGAAGAGGTCCTAAGGAAGGTGGAAGAGACCTACAAAATGGGTGGAAGGGAGGTGCATATTGTAGGTGGCATACCACCGCATTGGAAGGTGGAGCACTATGTAAACCTTGTGAAGGAAATAAAGAGGGCTTTTCCCGATATGGTGGTAAAGGCGTGGACCGCCATAGAGATACACCATATGAGTAAGATATCAGGAAGGAGCTACGAGGATATCCTGCTTGAGCTAAAGTCTGTGGGGTTGGATGCCATACCCGGGGGCGGTGCGGAGATATTCTCCGAGAGGGTAAGAAAGATAATAGCACCCTACAAGGCTAATGCGGAAGAGTATCTGCAGGTGCATAGAACCGCTCATAAGCTGGGAATTCCCACCAATGCAACCATGCTGTATGGACACTTAGAGACCTACGAGGAAAGGGTAGAACACATGGAAAGGCTCAGAAGTCTGCAAGATGAAACGGGAGGCTTTCAGGTCTTTATACCTCTTGCCTACTGGCCAGAGGGGACAAGGATAGGAGGGAAAAGAACTTCCTCTGTGGATGATTTGAAAACCATAGCCATATCACGGCTCTTTTTGGATAACTTTGACCATATAAAGGCATACTGGGTCACCCTTGGTGAGAGGGTAGCACAGGTGGCTCTAAATATGGGTGCGGATGACCTTGACGGGACCATCCAAGAGGAAAAAATAGTCCATTCTGCGGGAACGACCTCTGCGGTGGGACATACAAAGGAAAGGCTCATAAAACTCATAAGGTCCGCAGGCAAGATACCAGTGGAAAGGGACACCTTTTATAACCCAGTAGCCATCTATCCTTGA
- the polX gene encoding DNA polymerase/3'-5' exonuclease PolX produces the protein MEKNKELSRIFERMADMLEFLGDNPYRINTYRRVSEVLSELGEDVEELVKTGKISKIHGIGQSSMEKILEYLRTGRISAYEELRQKVPEDLLELLEVPGVGIKTLRLAYDRLKVRSKEDFIRAVKSGQLAFLPGMGEKKVQNILRGLELWEKSKERMTLLQAYELGEALLKHFETIRELHENIELAGSLRRRKETVGDIDLLVSAKRENWSKIHQHFVSYGGVKEVLLHGETKSSLVLEEGRQVDLRTVEPYQWGSALQYFTGSKEHNIRIRDIAKAKGLKISEYGVFRADTEEWIGGGTEEEVYNLIGMQWIPPELRENTGEIELALEGRLPRLIDIRDIRGDFHMHSNWSDGLHTLEEMAQACYQLGYEYMVIGDHSQSSRVANGLDPARYREQFKLIERLNQYYNPRGFYILRGCEMDILPDGSLDLPDGLLEEFDFVVASIHSRFNQDNTYRILKAMENPFVNLIGHPTGKAYGTREGYPLDMEKVIKTAKETGTALELNTHRADLSPENIRRCMQEGVFIAIVSDAHSVKHLHYIRLGVGLARRGWAVPELLLNAKDLQGIRDFVRRKRELMLSGKY, from the coding sequence ATGGAGAAAAACAAGGAACTATCACGCATTTTTGAAAGAATGGCGGACATGCTTGAGTTTCTTGGAGACAATCCTTATCGCATAAACACTTACAGAAGGGTGTCCGAAGTGCTTTCTGAACTTGGAGAAGACGTGGAAGAGCTGGTAAAGACTGGGAAAATCTCTAAGATACATGGCATAGGACAGTCAAGCATGGAGAAGATACTGGAATATTTACGCACTGGGAGAATAAGTGCCTACGAGGAGTTAAGGCAGAAGGTCCCAGAGGACTTGCTTGAGCTTTTGGAAGTCCCGGGTGTGGGTATAAAGACGCTGAGGCTTGCTTACGATAGGCTAAAGGTAAGGAGTAAGGAGGACTTTATAAGGGCGGTCAAAAGTGGTCAGCTTGCCTTTCTGCCGGGCATGGGAGAGAAAAAAGTTCAAAACATCCTCAGAGGGCTTGAGCTTTGGGAAAAGAGCAAGGAGAGGATGACGCTTCTGCAGGCTTATGAGCTTGGAGAGGCTCTTCTAAAGCACTTTGAAACGATAAGGGAGCTCCATGAAAACATTGAGCTTGCGGGAAGCTTAAGGAGAAGAAAAGAGACGGTTGGAGACATAGACCTGCTTGTGTCTGCAAAGAGGGAAAACTGGTCAAAGATACACCAGCACTTTGTTTCCTATGGCGGGGTAAAGGAGGTGCTTCTTCATGGTGAGACCAAATCCAGCCTTGTGCTTGAGGAGGGAAGACAGGTAGACCTAAGAACGGTAGAGCCTTATCAATGGGGCTCAGCACTCCAATACTTTACGGGCTCAAAGGAGCACAACATAAGAATAAGGGATATAGCCAAGGCTAAGGGGCTCAAGATAAGCGAGTATGGGGTTTTTCGTGCGGACACGGAGGAGTGGATAGGGGGTGGCACAGAAGAAGAGGTTTATAACCTCATAGGTATGCAGTGGATTCCGCCAGAGCTAAGAGAGAACACGGGGGAGATAGAACTTGCCCTTGAGGGCAGACTTCCAAGGCTCATAGACATAAGGGATATAAGAGGGGACTTTCATATGCACTCTAACTGGAGCGACGGACTGCACACTCTTGAGGAGATGGCACAAGCCTGCTACCAGCTTGGTTATGAGTATATGGTAATAGGAGACCACTCTCAGTCCTCGCGCGTAGCCAATGGTCTTGACCCAGCACGCTACAGGGAACAGTTTAAGCTAATTGAAAGACTAAACCAATACTACAACCCAAGAGGCTTTTATATACTTAGAGGTTGTGAGATGGACATACTGCCTGATGGGTCTTTGGACTTGCCTGATGGACTTTTGGAGGAGTTTGACTTTGTGGTTGCCTCTATTCACTCAAGGTTTAACCAAGACAATACCTACAGGATACTCAAGGCTATGGAAAATCCTTTTGTAAACCTAATAGGGCATCCAACGGGCAAAGCCTATGGAACGAGGGAAGGCTATCCTCTTGATATGGAAAAGGTCATAAAAACCGCAAAGGAAACGGGCACTGCCTTAGAGCTAAACACTCACAGGGCAGACCTTTCACCGGAGAATATAAGAAGGTGTATGCAAGAGGGTGTGTTTATAGCCATAGTGAGCGATGCACACTCCGTAAAGCATCTGCACTATATACGCTTAGGAGTTGGTCTTGCAAGAAGGGGATGGGCTGTTCCTGAGCTCCTTTTGAACGCAAAAGACCTGCAGGGCATTAGAGACTTTGTAAGGCGTAAAAGGGAGCTTATGCTAAGTGGAAAATATTGA